The following is a genomic window from Burkholderia oklahomensis C6786.
TGCCGCGCCGCATCCTGCGCGGCCTCCCAGCGTGTCGCGCCGAGCGCGAGCGCCGTCTCGACGCGATCCCGCCGCGCGGTCAGCTCCTCCATCATCCGCTCGATGCCGAGCGACACGCCCGTCAGCGTATTGCCGAGGATCATCCCGAGGATCGGGATCGCATATTGCGGCGCGTACCACGGATGGATGCGGATCACGACGAACAGGCCGACCGCCGCGACGAACCAGCTGCTCGCCCAGATCGACAGGATGCTGTCGACGCGCTGGCCCGCATAGGTGCGCTTGCCGCGCGCGGCGCCCGCGAAGCCGGCGATCAGCGTCATCAGCGCGACGAGCGGCAGCACGACGTACCAGTGCGGATGGCCGAACACCCAGCCGAGCACGTAGCCGATCGCGAGCAGCTGGACGACGGTGCGCGCGGCGGCCCACGCGAGCTTGCGGCCGAGGCCGAGCGACAGCGCGACCGAGATCGCGCCGTTGATCGCGACGAGGGCCGCCGCGATTCCGACGTCGACGAGGCTCAGATCTTGCAGCGGCGTGTTCATCGGACCTCCTCCGTCGCGGCGACGCCGAGCACGCCGGCGCGCATCGTCAGGCGCCGCGCGCCGACGCGCGCCGCCTGGGCCGGATCGTGCGAAATCCACAGATACGAGCGGGCGCTCGGCGCGGCGTCGAACCATGCGGACACGAGCGCCTCGATTGCGCGGGTCGAATCGGGGTCGAGTGCGGAAGTGGGCTCGTCGAGCAGGAGCACGTCTGGATCGAGCTGCAGCACGCGCAGCAACGCGGCGATCTGCGCCTCGCCGCCCGACAGCTCGCTCGAGGCCTTGCGGAGGAAGTCGTCGCCGCGGCCGGCCTGTGCGGCGAGGTGCGCGACGCGGGCGCGATCGAAGCGCGCGTCGCGATAGACGGCGAGCGAATACGGGTAGCGCAGCAGGTCTTCGACCGTGCCGTCGGCCGTCGCCGGGCGCTGCCGCACGTATGCGACGCTGCGCCGGTAGCGCGGGATCGCCGCGCGCGGGACGCGCTTGCCGTGCCAGAGCAGCCGGCCGCCGTCGATCGGGTCGAGCAGGGCCAGAACCCGTAAAAACACGCTCTTTCCCGAGCCTGACGGCCCGGTGAGCGCGATTCGCTCGCCCGGCGCGAGCGCGAAGTCGGTCGGGGCGAGGAGCGTCCTGCCGCTCGCCGCGTCGCGGCGGGTGATCTGTCGGGTCTCGATCAGGACATCGGCTGTCATAAATGCAAAAAACGCAAAAAACGGTAAATGGGGGCGGGTAGTGCGGCGTCGTGCGCCATAATAACCGTCAGTGGCAGCGTCGCGCGCGCTGCGCGGCGCTGCCGGTTCAGGATGCACAATGTGACGGAATCTGGCATGACGCTCACCCGTACCCTCGGCAAAACGGCGGCGTGGATCGTCGGCATCGTCGCGGTATTGACCGCGGCGCTCGGCGTGTTCATCTTCACGTTCGACTGGAATCGCGCAAAACCCTGGATCAACGAGCAGGCAAGCGCGTCGATCGGCCGGCCGTTCGAGATCCGCGGCGACATCAAGGTCGGCTGGCGGCGCCCCGACGGCGAAACCGGCTGGCGCGCGTGGGTGCCGTGGCCGATGTTCTCGGCGAGCCAGGTCGTGATCGGCAACCCGGCCTGGGCGAAGGCGCCCAATTTCGCGACGCTCGACGAAGCGCGCTTCGAGCTCGCGGTCCTGCCGCTCCTCGCACACGAGGTCGTGATTCCGACGATCGAGCTCGTCAACCCGGCGCTCGACGTCGAACGCCTCGCCGACGGCCGCAATAACTGGACCTTCGAATTCAAGAAGACTGCCGGCCCCTCGCCGTGGAAGGTGCAATTGCGCGACTTCGGCTTCGCAAAGGGGACGGTCGTGTATCGCGATGCGATCACGAAAGCCGATCTGACCGTCGCGATCGACACGCTCGGCCAGCAGATCCCGCTCGGCGACGTGCTCAGGCAGCAGGAGGAGACGTCGCGGGCGGCGTCGGCGCAGCGCGTCGGCAAGAAGGGCGCGGCGCAGCTGACCGCGAAGGCGCAGGCCGAGATCGCATCCGGGGCGTCGGCGGCCTCGGCTGCGACGGCGCCCGGATCGGGCGGCGCTTCCGCGGCGAGCGGCGCGTCGGGCGCGAATGCGGCGGCGTCGGCCGGCAAGGCTTCCGCAGCGGATCGGGCGGCGATGGCCAAGGCGGCAAGCAAGAACGTTTCATCGAATGCGACTGCCGCATCGGCGACGCCCGCGCCGTCCGGCGCGAGCGCCGCGCGCGTTGCGGCGGGCAAGCCTGCCGCGCCGGGCGCGGGTGCGGCCGGCGGATCGGCGACGTCGGCCACCTTGGCCGTCCCGGCGTCCACGATCGCCTCCGGCGCGAGCAGCGCCAGCGCGGCGTCCGGCGCGGCCGCTGCGAAGAAGCCGACCGGTCCGACCTACGCATTCGGCCTGACGGTGAAGGGACGCTACAAGGGCGTGCCGGTCGACGGCACGGGCAAGATGGGCGGCGTGCTCGCGCTGCAGGACGCGTCGCGCCCGTTCCCGCTGCAGGCCGACGTGAAGGCGGGCGACACGCGCTTGGCGATCGTCGGCACGCTCTCCGACCCCGTGCATCTCGCGGCGATCGATCTGCGCCTGTGGCTGCAGGGCTCGAGCATGTCGCATCTGTATCCGCTCACGGGCGTGACGCTGCCCGACACGCCGCCGTACGCGACCGAAGGGCGCCTCATCGGCAATTTCAAGCGCGGCGGAAGCACGTTCCGCTACGAGAACTTCAATGGCCGCGTCGGCGGCAGCGATCTGCGCGGCACGCTCGAGTACGCGCAGCGCGAGCCGCGTCCGCTGCTGTCGGGCGAACTCGTGTCGAACCTGCTTCAGTTCTCCGACCTCGCGCCGATCATCGGCGCCGATACGGCGGCGAGCAAGGCGCGGCGCGGCGACACGACGAAGCAGCCGCCGGGCCGCGTGCTGCCTGTCGAGACGTTCCGCACCGACCGCTGGCGCGCGCTCGACGCCGACGTGAAGTTCACCGGCAAGAAGCTCGTCAAGCGCGCCGATTTGCCGATCACCGACCTGTACACGCACGTCGTGATGCAGGACGGCGTGCTGTCGCTGCTGCCGCTCAAGTTCGGCGTCGCGGGCGGGTCGCTTGCGACCGACGCGCGGCTCGACGGCAGCGGTGCGCCGCTGAAGGGGCGCTTCTCGGTGTCGGCGCGCCACCTGAAGCTGAAGCAGCTGTTCCCCACGCAGAAGGTGATGCAATCGGCGTTCGGCGAGATCAACGGCGACGCGGCGCTGTCGGCGACCGGCAACTCGCCGGCGGCGCTCGCGGCGACCGCGGACGGCGAGGTGAAGGCGCTCGTCACCAACGGCGCGATCAGCCGGCTGCTGATGGAGGCGGCCGGGTTGAACGTCGCGAACGTCGTCTACGAGAAGCTGTTCGGCGACCGCGACGTGAAGATCAATTGCGCGGCGGTCGATTTCGTCGCGACCAACGGGGTGCTCGATACGAAGGTGTTTGCGTTCGACACCGACGATGCGCTGATCAACGTCGACGGCCCGATCAGTTTGCGCGACGAAACCCTGGACCTGAAGATCCATCCGCACACGAAGGGCTTCCGTGTGTTCTCGCTGCGCTCGCCGCTTTACGCGAAGGGCACGTTCAAGAATCCTGACGTCGGCGTCGATGTGGGCGCGCTCGCGTTGCGCGCGGGCGCGATGGTCGGCCTCGGGCTGATCAATCCGTTCGCGGCGCTGGTTCCGCTGATCGCGCCGAGCAACAACAAGGACGTGCCGTGTTCGGTGTTGTTCGCGCAGTTGAAGATGCCGCCCAAGGCGCTCGCGCCGAACGTGTCGAAGAGGTAGTCGACGGAGCCGCTCGCAGCGGCGGACGGCTTGGGCGGCGGTCTTCGCGATCTCGTGCAAGACTGCCGCCGTCGCGCCCGCTGTCGCCTTTCCTCGCTGCCGCCGTGCGGGATGTGTGCGCCGCCGCCGAGCTAGGCCAAACGCGTCCGTTCCCGTGCCGCCGCGGCGCAAGCCGATCGATCCCCGATTGTCGCAACACAAGCCGCTCGTGGTCGTTTGCCCGCGCATTGCATGCCTGTCGAGCGCGCTTGCGAGCAGCACGTCACCGACTCCTGCTAAAATATCCGGTTTCCCGTCGATCTCTCCTCTTTCACGAGGCCACGCTGTGCTTTCTACCGCCAACATCACGATGCAATTCGGGCCCAAGCCCTTGTTCGAGAACATCTCGGTCAAGTTCGGGGAGGGCAACCGCTACGGCCTCATCGGGGCGAACGGCTGCGGCAAGTCGACCTTCATGAAGATTCTCGGCGGCGATCTCGAGCCGTCCGGGGGCAACGTCGCGCTCGAGCCGAACGTCCGTCTCGGCAAGCTGCGCCAGGACCAGTTCGCGTATGAAGACGTGCGCGTGCTCGACGTCGTGATGATGGGCCACACTGAGATGTGGGCCGCGATGTCCGAGCGCGACGCGATCTACGCGAACCCGGAGGCGACCGACGACGACTACATGCACGCGGCCGAGCTCGAGGCGAAGTTCGCCGAGTACGGCGGCTACGACGCCGAGGCGCGCGCGGGCGCGCTGCTGCTCGGCATCGGCATCGAAGAGAAATTCCACAGCGGTCCGATGCGCGACGTCGCGCCGGGCTGGAAGCTGCGCGTGCTGCTCGCGCAGGCGCTGTTCTCGAATCCGGACGTGCTGCTGCTCGACGAGCCGACCAACAACCTCGACATCAATTCGATCCGCTGGCTCGAAGATACGCTCAACAACTACAACTCGACGATGATCATCATCTCGCATGATCGTCACTTCCTGAACTCGGTGTGCACGCACATGGCCGACATGGACTACGGCACGCTGAAGGTCTGGCCGGGCAACTACGACGACTACATGCTCGCGTCCGCGCAGGCGCGCGAGCGTCAGGCGGCCGCGAACGCGCGCGCGAAGGAGCGCGTCGCCGAGCTGCAGGATTTCGTGCGCCGCTTCTCGGCGAACAAGTCGAAGGCCCGCCAGGCGACGAGCCGCGCGAAGCAGATCGACAAGATCAAGATCGAGGAATTCAAGCCGTCGTCGCGGCAGAATCCGTTCATCCGCTTCGAGTTCGAGAAGAAGCTGCACAACATCGCGGTCGTCGCCGATTCGATCACGAAGCAATACGAACGGACGATCTTCCAGAACTTCAACCTGTCGGTGCAGCCGGGCGAGCGCATCGCGATCATCGGCGAGAACGGCGCGGGCAAGACGACGCTGCTGCGTTCGCTGCTCGGCAACCTGACGCTCGATCACGGCACGGTCAAGTGGGCCGAGAACGCGAACGTCGGCTACATGCCGCAGGACACGTACGAAGAGTTTCCGAACGACATCACGCTGATGGACTGGATCGACCAGTACCGCAAGGACGGCGACGACGAGACGATGGTGCGCGGCACGCTCGGCCGCCTGCTGTTCTCGGCGGACGACATCAAGAAGTCGGTGAAGGTACTGTCGGGCGGCGAGAAGGGCCGCATGATCTGGGGCAAGCTGATGCTCGGCCGCCACAACGTGCTCTTGATGGACGAGCCGACCAACCACATGGACATGGAATCGATCGAGTCGCTGCAGATCGCGCTCGAGAAGTTCGAAGGCACGCTGATCTTCGTGTCGCACGATCGCGAATTCGTGAGCGGCCTCGCGAACCGGATCATCGAAGTGACGACGGACGGCACGCTCGTCGACTTCGGCGGGAACTACGAGGATTTCCTCGCGAGCAAGGGGCTGCAATAAGGGAGACGATGACGGCGGCCCGATCGGAAATGGCCGCCGGACAATCAGATTCGGTTTTGTTCGAGGTGGGGCAGGAATGTGGTCCGATGGGTTTCCTGCCCTCTGCCGTCGATGCGCGCTTTGCCGTCGGTTCTCGAGCGGGGCGGACGGTTCCCGCTTATCTCCTGCGTCGTTGATTGGCGTACGCCAATGGGCTCCAAGGAGACGAGCCCGAAGATGTCGTGGCGTACCGATACAGGTCGACTTGCTTGGGGCCGCTGACGATTCCGCCCACCACCGCTTGTCCAAGGTTGCCGCTACCGTAGGTGCTCGGCGCGGGGCCTTCGAGATACTCGGACAGATTCCACAGGTTTTCGCTTTGGCCTGCGCGATGAAGGTAGGCCACGGCTCGATCGGTTCCGGTGTCCCAATCCTCCATCCATTCGTCGCTCGTCATCCTACGCCAGAATTGCGTGACGTCGACTGGAGCGTCGATGTGCCAGATCGGACCGCCACTGCCTGCGAATACCTTGCAACCGGATAAGTAGTAGGTGAAGAACAGCATGTCCTTGGTCGAGATCGATCCGGGTTGCAGCGTTTGCAGTTCGCCTTGTTTCCACGGCAGCCAAAGTATTTTTGCCGACTCGCCGTGATTGCCCGAATCGAGATCGATCCTGACGCCGCCATTCATCGAGTGAAGAAATACACTCAAGGTGCCCGGCGATTTCTGATTGAGACTCTGATCGAATTCGACAGTGAAAGCGCTGCCTGTTTTCATTGCCTGGCGAATCTGGGTTTCGAGTGAATTAGACATGGTCGTACGTCCTTTCGAGGAAAGGCGATTCACATGGTGGGCGAAAAGGCGGGCCCAACGTACATCACCGAAAGTCGGTCGCGCGTTTCGAGCGGCTCGACGAAATGGGCCCGCAGGCCGTTGCGGCGCGAGAGCGTCTCCTATTGAAATGCAATCCTTCGAGTGTAGCTCGCCCGGTGCGCCCCACGTTCTCCGCAACGATGGGGGATAACGTCCGCTTCTTACCCCAAGCAATAGGGATGCCGGGTGAGTCGATGCGTTCGACTGGGTAGAATGACCACATTTCGACGGGAGACAAGAGGCTGCAATGAAGATCTACGAACAGTTCTACATCGGCGGCGCGTGGCGCCCGAGCGCCGGCAACGGCACGATCGACGTGATCGACTCCGGCACGGAGGCCGTGATCGGCCGCGTTCCCGAGGGCACCGCCGAAGACGCGAAAGCGGCCGTCGCCGTCGCGCGCGCCGCGTTCGACGGCTGGGCCGCGACGCCGCCCGCCGAGCGCGCCCGCTATCTCTACAAGATCACCGAAAACCTGAAGGCGCGCAGCGAGGAACTCGCGCAGTCGATCACGGGCGAAGTCGGCATGCCGATCAAGCTGTCGCGCGCGATCCAGGTCGGCGGGCCGGTCTACAACTGGGGCGCGTATGCGAAGCTCGCCGAGACGTTCGCGTTCGAAGAGCAGGTCGGCAATTCGCTCGTCGTGCGCGAGCCGGTCGGCGTCGTCGCGGCGATCACGCCGTGGAACTATCCGCTCAACCAGATCACGCTGAAGGTCGCGGCCGCACTCGCGGCAGGCTGCACCGTCGCGCTGAAGCCGTCCGAAATCGCGCCGCTCAATGCGTTCATGCTTGCCGAAGCGATTCACGATGCCGGGCTGCCCGCCGGCGTGTTCAACCTCGTATGCGGCTACGGGCCCGTCGTCGGCGAAGCGCTCGCGAGCGATCCCGATGTCGACATGGTGTCGTTCACCGGCTCGACGCGCGCGGGCAAGCGCGTCGCCGAGCTGGCCGCGGCCGGCGTGAAGCGCGTCGCGCTCGAACTGGGCGGCAAGTCCGCGTCGGTGATTCTCGACGACGCGGATTTCGCGGCCGCGGTGAAGGGTACGGTATCCGCGTGCTATCTGAACGCGGGCCAGACGTGCTCCGCGCACACGCGGATGCTCGTGCCGGAATCGCGCTACGACGAAGCGCGCGAGCTCGCGAAGGCGGCGGCCGAAGCATATGTCGCGGGCGACCCGCGCGATGACGCGACGCGGCTCGGCGCGCTCGCGTCGGCGGTTCAGCAAGCGCGCGTGCAGGACTACATCCGGCGCGGCATCGACGAAGGCGCGGAACTCGTCACGGGCGGGCTCGGCATGCCGGAGGGCCTGACGCGCGGCTTCTTCGTGAAGCCGACCGTGTTCGGCCGCGTGAAGCCCGATGCGACGATCGCACAGGAGGAAATCTTCGGCCCCGTGCTGTCGATCGTCACGTATCGCGACGACGACGACGCGGTGCGGATCGCGAACGATTCGCCGTACGGTCTCGGCGGTGCGGTGTGGTCGGGCAGCGACGAGCACGCGCTGCGCGTCGCGCGGCGCATTCGCACGGGCCAGGTCGACATCAACGGCGGTGCCTGGAACATGGCTGCGCCGTTCGGCGGTTTCAAACAGTCGGGGATCGGCCGCGAGAACGGTGTGTACGGGCTCGAGGAATATCTGGAATACAAATCGATGCAGTTGCGTCCGAAAAAGAACGCATAAGGAAGCATGCATAAGCGTGCATCAAGCACGCATCTTTTTGTGGCGACACGGCATGCGTTCACGCGGACGCATGCCGTTTTTCTTGACGACGGTCAAGACGCTTCGCCGGCAATCGCCGATCATCGAATTTTTTCTGCCGTATCGAGAGGTTGCGATGACCGGTCCCACACCTTTTCCGCCGCTCAAGATCCGCGGCCGTTCGCTGTTGCCCGTCGTGCAGGGCGGAATGGGCGTCGGCATCTCCGCGCATCGGCTTGCCGGGAGCGTCGCGCGCGAGGGCGCGCTCGGCACGATCGCGAGCATCGACTTGCGCCATCACCACACCGATCTGATCGAGCGCTGCAAGCGGCATCCCGATCGCGAAACGATGGAGGCCGCGAATCTCGAAGCGCTCGCGCGCGAGATTCAGCGCGCGAAGACATGGAGCGAGGGCCATGGGATGGTCGCCGTCAACGTGATGAAGGCGGTGCGCTCGCATGCGGACTATGTGCGCATCGCATGCGAATTCGGTGCGGACGCGATCGTGATGGGCGCCGGATTGCCGCTCGATCTGCCGGATATGACGCAGGGGCATGACATCGCGCTGATTCCGATCCTGTCGGACAGCCGCGGGATCGCGCTCGTGCTGAAGAAATGGATGAAGAAGGGGCGCCTGCCCGATGCGATCGTGATCGAGCATCCGGCGCATGCGGGCGGCCATCTCGGCGTGACGAATCTCGACGACATGGGCGATCCGCGTTTCGAATTCGCGCGCGTCATCGAAGAGACCGTGCAGACGTTCGCGTCGCTCGGGCTCGAGCGCGAGCAGATTCCGCTCATCGTCGCGGGCGGCATCAACAGTCACGATGCGGTGCGTGCGGCGCTTGCCGAAGGCGCGGACGGCGTGCAGGTGGGCACGCCGTTCGCGGTCACCGAAGAGGGCGATGCCCATCCGAACTTCAAGCGCGTGCTCGCGAATGCGACGCCGGACGACATCGTCGAGTTCGTGAGCGTCACGGGGCTGCCCGCACGCGCGGTGAAGACGCCGTGGCTCGAGCGCTATCTGCGGCACGAGGCGCGCATCCGCGCGAAGATCGGCGCGCTCAAGCAGCGCTGCCCGTCAGCGCTCGAATGCTTGACCGTATGCGGATTGCGCGACGGCATCGAGCGCTTCGGCCACTTCTGCATCGACACGCGCCTCGCCGCCGCTCTGCGCGGCGACGTCGCGAACGGACTGTTCTTCCGCGGCCGCGAGTCGCTGCCGTTCGGGCAGGCGATCCGCAGCGTGCGCGACCTGCTCGAGCTGCTGCTGACGGGCACCGCGCCCGAGCCTGCGACAAACCGTCCTACATTCTCGCTTGCGTGAGACTTGATGTTCATCAATATAAGTGGGGAACCATCCCCTGAGAATGAAGCCTGTTCTTAGGGGGTCCTTAACATGCGTCGTCAAACAATTCGTAATTGCACCACCGCCATCGCCTGTGCAGTCGGCCTTGCGATGATTCCGTCGCTGTCGCATGCGGCTTCGCCCGGGGAGGGCATCAATCAAGGCGATATCATCGCGCGCGTTCGCGGGATCAGCATCATGCCGGACGAACGCACGAGCAATACGCTGTCGGCGTTGAACGTGGGCGTGAACAACGCAATCGTCCCCGAACTCGACTTCACCTACATGATTCGCGACTATCTGGGCGTCGAGCTGATTCTCGGCACGTCGCGGCATCAGCTCACGTCGTCGCTCGGCGATCTCGGCGGCGTCGGCGTGCTGCCGCCGACGCTGCTGCTGCAGTATCACTTCAATCACGCCGGCAAGGTGCGGCCGTACGTCGGCGCGGGCATCAACTACACGCTGTTCTACAACAACGGGCTGCACGCGGGCGGCGAGGGGATCGGGATCAACAACCACAGCTTCGGTCCCGCGCTGCAGTTCGGCGTCGACGTGCAAGTGACGAAGAAGCTGTTCGTCAACGTCGACGTGAAGAAGATCTGGATGCACACCGATGCGACGCTCGGCGGCCAGCCGCTTGGCCGGCTGAACATCGATCCGCTCGTCGTGGGCGTCGGCGTCGGGATGAAGTTCTAAGTATCGAGAGAATCGAAAAGTGTTGGGGTTGGCGGCACGGCTTCATGCGTGCCGTCTTTTTTTTGCGCCGCTTCGTTTCGGGATGCTGATGGAATCCGTGTGCGCCGCTCGTGCGGCAGGCCGCGCTTACAGCTTGTCGTACTGAAAGCGCATCGCGGTGCCTTCGCGCGTGATGCGCTCCCAGACCGCCTGCTTCTCGGCGTCCGTCATGAACACCCAGTTCGAGACTTCGAGCGCGGTGCGTCCGCAGCCTTTGCAGACTTCGTCGAAGAGCGTCGAGCAGACGCCGATGCAGGGGCTGTCGGGTTTGTCGTGAAGATTCGAGGTCATTGGAACATTGAATTCGGTGGTCGCCGCGCGAGCGGCAAGCCGTTATGTTAAAGCATGTGCTCGGAACGTCCGGCGACGCCGTCGAGGGCGGTTCCGCCGACGCGGCCGAGTCGAGCGGTACGGGCCTGGGCCGAGGTGCCGCGGCGATATCGCGGGATGTCGCGGCGATGAGTCGAGCGGCGATGTCTCGTCGGCTGGCGGGCGGCGCGCCGCTTTCGCGGTCCGTGGCGATTCGCATCGGTGTTCGCGCCGGCCGGCTTCGGCCGTCGGGCGACCAACTGTGATGAAGCCGGGATGGTCGTCCGATTGCTGCGCAGCCGGCGTTGCCGGGTGGGCGATAGTACGGCTCGATGCAAGCGCCGAATCGAGACGCTTGGCTGAAGCCGTCAATCCGGAACGGCCAATCGGGAATGATCGATCCGGCGCCGCTCATCCGGAGTTGCCCGTTCCGCACTGACAATCGGCGCGCTCGACTTTCGGCTCGGTCGAAGCGCTGAGTTGGAGAGGCGTCAAGCGAAGCACTCAATTCCCGCGCAAGACGAGCCGCGTCGCGGAAACGCGAAGCCGAAATCGCGCCGGTCTTCCAACCGAAGTCCCAACCGAAGAACCGCCGGCGGAACGCAAATCGAGCAAATCGAACAACTGCGCGTCGCCGACGTTCCGCTCGTCTACGCCACCGTCGCGAGTTGCCAGACGAGCGCCCCGTTCAGGAGCAGGATCACGGTGGCGCACACCCACGCGGCCGCGAGCGGCACGCCGCGGGCGCGCCAGTTGCGCATCAGCTCGCGGCTCGACGCGAACACGATGAGCGGAACCATCGCGAGCGGCAACTGCAGGCTCAGCACGACCTGGCTCGCGACGAGCAACCGGTTCGACCCGTGCTGCCCGAACAGGCCGACCGCCGCGAGCGCGGGCCCCATCGCAAGCGCGCGGGTCAGGAGCGCGCGCTGCCAGCGCGGCAGCGTCAGCTTCAGGAAGCCTTCCATCACTGCCTGTCCGGCGAGCGTGCCCGTCACGGTCGCCGACAGCCCGCACGCGAGCAGCGCGGCGGCGAACAGCAGGCCCGCCCAGCGGTTGCCGACGAGGGGCGCGATGAGCCGGTGCGCGTCGGCGAGATCGGTGACGTCGTGATGGCCGCTCGCGTGGAACACGGCTGCCGCGACGATGAGGAGCGCCGCATTGATCACGAATGCGAACCCGAGCGACACGAACGTATCGAGATTGACGCCGAAGAGCGCGTGCCGGATCGACTGCTCGTCGCGCACGTTCGCGTGGTGCTTGACGAGCGTCGAGTGCAGGTAGAGGTTGTGCGGCATC
Proteins encoded in this region:
- a CDS encoding NAD(P)H-dependent flavin oxidoreductase, translated to MTGPTPFPPLKIRGRSLLPVVQGGMGVGISAHRLAGSVAREGALGTIASIDLRHHHTDLIERCKRHPDRETMEAANLEALAREIQRAKTWSEGHGMVAVNVMKAVRSHADYVRIACEFGADAIVMGAGLPLDLPDMTQGHDIALIPILSDSRGIALVLKKWMKKGRLPDAIVIEHPAHAGGHLGVTNLDDMGDPRFEFARVIEETVQTFASLGLEREQIPLIVAGGINSHDAVRAALAEGADGVQVGTPFAVTEEGDAHPNFKRVLANATPDDIVEFVSVTGLPARAVKTPWLERYLRHEARIRAKIGALKQRCPSALECLTVCGLRDGIERFGHFCIDTRLAAALRGDVANGLFFRGRESLPFGQAIRSVRDLLELLLTGTAPEPATNRPTFSLA
- a CDS encoding ABC transporter permease is translated as MNTPLQDLSLVDVGIAAALVAINGAISVALSLGLGRKLAWAAARTVVQLLAIGYVLGWVFGHPHWYVVLPLVALMTLIAGFAGAARGKRTYAGQRVDSILSIWASSWFVAAVGLFVVIRIHPWYAPQYAIPILGMILGNTLTGVSLGIERMMEELTARRDRVETALALGATRWEAAQDAARQAVRAGMLPTLNQMAVVGVVSLPGMMTGQVLAGQSPLQAVRYQIVIMFLIAAASALGTVGAVLSTYRRLFSAEHRFLASRLVERAAAKSGG
- a CDS encoding ABC transporter ATP-binding protein; protein product: MTADVLIETRQITRRDAASGRTLLAPTDFALAPGERIALTGPSGSGKSVFLRVLALLDPIDGGRLLWHGKRVPRAAIPRYRRSVAYVRQRPATADGTVEDLLRYPYSLAVYRDARFDRARVAHLAAQAGRGDDFLRKASSELSGGEAQIAALLRVLQLDPDVLLLDEPTSALDPDSTRAIEALVSAWFDAAPSARSYLWISHDPAQAARVGARRLTMRAGVLGVAATEEVR
- a CDS encoding AsmA family protein, which produces MTLTRTLGKTAAWIVGIVAVLTAALGVFIFTFDWNRAKPWINEQASASIGRPFEIRGDIKVGWRRPDGETGWRAWVPWPMFSASQVVIGNPAWAKAPNFATLDEARFELAVLPLLAHEVVIPTIELVNPALDVERLADGRNNWTFEFKKTAGPSPWKVQLRDFGFAKGTVVYRDAITKADLTVAIDTLGQQIPLGDVLRQQEETSRAASAQRVGKKGAAQLTAKAQAEIASGASAASAATAPGSGGASAASGASGANAAASAGKASAADRAAMAKAASKNVSSNATAASATPAPSGASAARVAAGKPAAPGAGAAGGSATSATLAVPASTIASGASSASAASGAAAAKKPTGPTYAFGLTVKGRYKGVPVDGTGKMGGVLALQDASRPFPLQADVKAGDTRLAIVGTLSDPVHLAAIDLRLWLQGSSMSHLYPLTGVTLPDTPPYATEGRLIGNFKRGGSTFRYENFNGRVGGSDLRGTLEYAQREPRPLLSGELVSNLLQFSDLAPIIGADTAASKARRGDTTKQPPGRVLPVETFRTDRWRALDADVKFTGKKLVKRADLPITDLYTHVVMQDGVLSLLPLKFGVAGGSLATDARLDGSGAPLKGRFSVSARHLKLKQLFPTQKVMQSAFGEINGDAALSATGNSPAALAATADGEVKALVTNGAISRLLMEAAGLNVANVVYEKLFGDRDVKINCAAVDFVATNGVLDTKVFAFDTDDALINVDGPISLRDETLDLKIHPHTKGFRVFSLRSPLYAKGTFKNPDVGVDVGALALRAGAMVGLGLINPFAALVPLIAPSNNKDVPCSVLFAQLKMPPKALAPNVSKR
- a CDS encoding OmpW/AlkL family protein, translated to MRRQTIRNCTTAIACAVGLAMIPSLSHAASPGEGINQGDIIARVRGISIMPDERTSNTLSALNVGVNNAIVPELDFTYMIRDYLGVELILGTSRHQLTSSLGDLGGVGVLPPTLLLQYHFNHAGKVRPYVGAGINYTLFYNNGLHAGGEGIGINNHSFGPALQFGVDVQVTKKLFVNVDVKKIWMHTDATLGGQPLGRLNIDPLVVGVGVGMKF
- a CDS encoding DUF1289 domain-containing protein, which encodes MTSNLHDKPDSPCIGVCSTLFDEVCKGCGRTALEVSNWVFMTDAEKQAVWERITREGTAMRFQYDKL
- a CDS encoding ABC-F family ATPase; the encoded protein is MLSTANITMQFGPKPLFENISVKFGEGNRYGLIGANGCGKSTFMKILGGDLEPSGGNVALEPNVRLGKLRQDQFAYEDVRVLDVVMMGHTEMWAAMSERDAIYANPEATDDDYMHAAELEAKFAEYGGYDAEARAGALLLGIGIEEKFHSGPMRDVAPGWKLRVLLAQALFSNPDVLLLDEPTNNLDINSIRWLEDTLNNYNSTMIIISHDRHFLNSVCTHMADMDYGTLKVWPGNYDDYMLASAQARERQAAANARAKERVAELQDFVRRFSANKSKARQATSRAKQIDKIKIEEFKPSSRQNPFIRFEFEKKLHNIAVVADSITKQYERTIFQNFNLSVQPGERIAIIGENGAGKTTLLRSLLGNLTLDHGTVKWAENANVGYMPQDTYEEFPNDITLMDWIDQYRKDGDDETMVRGTLGRLLFSADDIKKSVKVLSGGEKGRMIWGKLMLGRHNVLLMDEPTNHMDMESIESLQIALEKFEGTLIFVSHDREFVSGLANRIIEVTTDGTLVDFGGNYEDFLASKGLQ
- a CDS encoding eIF4A-inactivating lethal factor BLF1 codes for the protein MSNSLETQIRQAMKTGSAFTVEFDQSLNQKSPGTLSVFLHSMNGGVRIDLDSGNHGESAKILWLPWKQGELQTLQPGSISTKDMLFFTYYLSGCKVFAGSGGPIWHIDAPVDVTQFWRRMTSDEWMEDWDTGTDRAVAYLHRAGQSENLWNLSEYLEGPAPSTYGSGNLGQAVVGGIVSGPKQVDLYRYATTSSGSSPWSPLAYANQRRRR
- a CDS encoding aldehyde dehydrogenase family protein → MKIYEQFYIGGAWRPSAGNGTIDVIDSGTEAVIGRVPEGTAEDAKAAVAVARAAFDGWAATPPAERARYLYKITENLKARSEELAQSITGEVGMPIKLSRAIQVGGPVYNWGAYAKLAETFAFEEQVGNSLVVREPVGVVAAITPWNYPLNQITLKVAAALAAGCTVALKPSEIAPLNAFMLAEAIHDAGLPAGVFNLVCGYGPVVGEALASDPDVDMVSFTGSTRAGKRVAELAAAGVKRVALELGGKSASVILDDADFAAAVKGTVSACYLNAGQTCSAHTRMLVPESRYDEARELAKAAAEAYVAGDPRDDATRLGALASAVQQARVQDYIRRGIDEGAELVTGGLGMPEGLTRGFFVKPTVFGRVKPDATIAQEEIFGPVLSIVTYRDDDDAVRIANDSPYGLGGAVWSGSDEHALRVARRIRTGQVDINGGAWNMAAPFGGFKQSGIGRENGVYGLEEYLEYKSMQLRPKKNA